In Bacteroidales bacterium, the following proteins share a genomic window:
- a CDS encoding DUF3109 family protein encodes MLQIDNTIISLDIIEKKFACDIKKCKGACCIEGDAGAPLKKEEIKEIEKILPKIKNYLSGEGHIVIKELGVYVIDDEKDIVTPLVNNKQCAFSFIEDGITRCAIEKAYFDGIISFRKPISCHLYPIRIKCYKQFNAINYDENKICKSAIELGNKTNTKLYKFLQEPLERNYGKNWYEKLEYAAENIHENSNLP; translated from the coding sequence ATGTTACAAATAGATAATACAATAATAAGTCTTGATATAATTGAAAAAAAGTTTGCTTGTGATATTAAAAAGTGCAAAGGAGCTTGTTGTATTGAAGGAGATGCTGGTGCACCATTGAAAAAGGAAGAAATAAAAGAAATAGAAAAAATCCTGCCTAAAATCAAGAATTATTTAAGCGGAGAAGGACACATAGTAATTAAAGAGCTGGGTGTTTATGTAATTGATGATGAGAAAGATATAGTTACCCCTTTGGTGAACAATAAACAATGTGCATTTTCTTTTATTGAAGATGGAATAACCCGATGTGCTATTGAAAAAGCATATTTTGATGGTATAATTTCGTTTCGAAAACCAATTTCGTGCCATCTATATCCAATCAGAATTAAATGTTATAAGCAATTCAATGCAATAAATTATGATGAAAATAAAATTTGTAAATCAGCTATAGAATTAGGTAATAAAACAAATACAAAATTGTATAAATTTTTACAAGAACCGCTTGAAAGAAACTATGGCAAAAATTGGTATGAAAAACTTGAATATGCAGCTGAAAATATACATGAAAATAGTAATTTACCATAA